From the Synergistaceae bacterium genome, the window CAGTCTGCTTCATGCGGGTAGTCTAACTGTAGGACTTAGGTGATGAAGATGGGTAAGAAAACTCACAAATCCCGGAAATCTAAATCACGAAAAAGGACAGTGAGAAGGCTCATCCGCAAAATTAGATCTTTCTTCGCTGTCCTGTATTGGTTATTTAGTTTCGCCCTAACTACATTACTGCTTTGGGATAGACTATTTAATTAGTACCGTGTAGCTTTATTTATTCTTTAATAGGGAGCAACTCCCCTCAACGCTGCCCCTATTGTATCACATTTAATAATAATCTATATTAATTTCGCAATTACCGGAATAGTGAACATACACAATAAATTATGCAGGAACATAACTTTAGCGGCGAAATCTGTATTACCGTCATAAATCTGCGTCAAAACAGTAATCATACTGGGCGCGGGCATAGCAATAATTAATATAATAATGGCTCGTACTAAATTATTATCGCTCAAATTAATGAACTCAAGCAAAGCAAATATTATAACAGGGACGATTAACAATCTTATAATTGCCGAACTCCAAACGCTTAAATCCGTGAATAATTCGCCCGGTTTAGTTTTTGCTAAAGACATGCCTATAATAAACATAGAAAGCGGCGTAGTAATATTTGACAAATGAGTTAAGGGAGCTGCTATAATTACCGGTAATTTAATTTGCGAGAAATAGAATATCAGGCTCAAAACTGTAGCGAGATTTATATTACTGAATATAATAGCTTTCATGCTTAATTTAACGTGAGGGTCTGAAATATTATCTTTGCTGATTTCGATAGCTCCGAGTGTATAAACAGTTAGATTAAACGAGATATTGAACATTACAGCCAGCGCAAGGCCTTCACTTCCGAATAAAGCAAGTGCAACAGGAAATCCCATAAAGCCGGTATTTGAGAAAGCGCAGGCAAACGACCAAACGCCCCGGGTGCCTTCAGGAATTCCGAGAAAGCGCGATATAAATTTGCAAAAATATAACGTGAACACGAAAATAATAACTCCGCTTAAAACTAGAATTGCGCAGTCATGAATAAAATTAGGGTCATAATCACGAGTTACAAGCGAAATAAAAATAGTACACGGCAAAGTAAATTTAACGAGAAACGCCGAAAAAATTCCCGAAGCCTCAGCCTTAAACACTCTCGAACGTACAGAAAGATAGCCCGCTGCTATAATAATAAACAATCCCGCCAAATTTGAGAATACTACGAAAAAATCAAGTTTCATATAATAAATTGCTCCCCGATAAAAAGATAAAAAATTTAAATAATATTTTAGTATAATTAGATAAATTTATGCGAGAAAGCGAGAAAAATTTTTATATATCATGATAATAAACATAAACACGCCTGAATTTATTAACGCAAAATTTTTTATGAGAGATGAGCCTGTAATTTGCGATTACCCCGTTATAAATCCTTCACAAGTTCACGGACGAGAAATTATTATACTTGATGATAATTATAATATAAACGAGCATTCAAGAGCAGACGGAATTATATTAAAATCTCATAAATTAGCGGCCTCGTTAAAATTTGCTGACTGCGCACCGGTCTTAATATATCCTGAAAATAATAATAATTCAGAGTGGGCTATGATATTGCATTCAGGCTTTAAAGGCACGTGCTTAAATATTTGCGGTCATGCTTTAGAACTCGTGAATAATAATAATCTTCATGCATGGATCGGGCCGTGTATAGGCTTTAATAATTACATGAGGGATTTTGCGGACGAATGGACTCAGAAAGCGATAAAAATTTTTGACGAGAATAATTATAGAATTTCGGGCGATAAAGTATATTTTAATCTATCAGGCGAGATATATTCACAATTAATAAAATCAGGACTTGCGAGCGAGAATATTATTATTTCAAATATAGACACTTTCACAAATCCTGAATGCTATTCATACAGGCGGGGCAATATTAATCAGAGAATGACTCTTCTTGTTTCGCTGGCTCATTCTCAAGTGCGATAATTGCTTTTATTTCGTCATTGCTTATGACTTCTTTATCTTGCAAAACTTTCGCGGCCTCGTGTAAAACTTTTTCATGTTCCCGCAAAATTGATAGTGCTTTATCTTGAGCCTCACTCACAAATCTTTTAATTTCGCTGTCAATCTTGTCAAATGTCCCCTCGCCTATGTCTTCACGGTTTTGAGCGGCACCGTTTAGATACATCATTGAAGGCGCGGCATATCTCACAGGCCCTAGAGCTTCAGACATTCCGAATTCAGTAACCATTCGGCGGGCTAATTCCGTAGCTCGTTCTAAATCATTTGATGCACCCGTTGAGCCTTCACTGAACACTAATAATTCAGCAGCTCGGCCTCCCAGCATTACAGCCATTTTTGTTTTGAGTTCGCCCTCAGTGATTAAATATTGATCTTCTGTAGGCATTTGCATTGTGTAGCCTAGAGCCCCTTTTGTCGTGGGAATTATGCTGACTTTGTGAACAGGGTCAGAGCCGGGCAGGTAACAAGCTACTAAAGCATGACCTGTTTCATGATAGGCCACTTTTTTGCGGATTTCAGGAGTGAGAGGCGTTTTTCTCTGAAGGCCTGCTACAACTCGTTCAATAGCTAAATCAAAATCA encodes:
- a CDS encoding AEC family transporter; translated protein: MKLDFFVVFSNLAGLFIIIAAGYLSVRSRVFKAEASGIFSAFLVKFTLPCTIFISLVTRDYDPNFIHDCAILVLSGVIIFVFTLYFCKFISRFLGIPEGTRGVWSFACAFSNTGFMGFPVALALFGSEGLALAVMFNISFNLTVYTLGAIEISKDNISDPHVKLSMKAIIFSNINLATVLSLIFYFSQIKLPVIIAAPLTHLSNITTPLSMFIIGMSLAKTKPGELFTDLSVWSSAIIRLLIVPVIIFALLEFINLSDNNLVRAIIILIIAMPAPSMITVLTQIYDGNTDFAAKVMFLHNLLCMFTIPVIAKLI
- a CDS encoding polyphenol oxidase family protein → MIININTPEFINAKFFMRDEPVICDYPVINPSQVHGREIIILDDNYNINEHSRADGIILKSHKLAASLKFADCAPVLIYPENNNNSEWAMILHSGFKGTCLNICGHALELVNNNNLHAWIGPCIGFNNYMRDFADEWTQKAIKIFDENNYRISGDKVYFNLSGEIYSQLIKSGLASENIIISNIDTFTNPECYSYRRGNINQRMTLLVSLAHSQVR